The DNA window GGATATTCTTTGATATGTAGCATTAAAAATAGAGTTCTCTATAATATATACATCTTCAATATCATCTTGTCTGATTGCAATATAATCATTTACTTTCCCTGACATATATTTAGACGAATCCCATTTTGTAAAAACCTTTGTGTTTTTTGCAAGAGGCTGTGCATAGACAAAAATTTCTTTCGTTGAGATACATGCTTTTACATAAGCCCTTAAATCAATAGTCTGGCCCGTTTTCCTGTTTTTAACCTTTGGAAAATATTCTACATTTTTTAACTGAAACGGTCCATCGATCACCTTATAGCTTTTACTAAATTTTTCTTTGCTTATAGGATATACCTCTCCTGTAATACCTATCATAAAATAAGTGTCCGGAGAAGATACAGTCTCTATATCTCCTTTAATGCTCCTCACAAGCAGAGGCGTACCTTCTTTAAAAACCTCTGCTACAGGGACAAAGCCCAGAGTCAGATTCTTCTTTTTATAAAGAACCATTCTCTCAATATCAAGGTTATTATTATTATGATAAATAATATCGAAACTATCAAAATAAGCTTTTATACGATTATGTAAGTATCCATCCTTATTCATTCCCGGGTATTGCCTGTCAAATTTTTCTTCATGAATAAAGCCCCCTGCCTTATCCATATTTCCTCCTCCGGAACCTATCCCTTCTGCCAGAAAGGCAGCCATCTCTGAAGCCATTACTTCCCTTATACAACTTCTTACAGAAAAATAGACTCCCACATTTGTTTCATTATACACAACACAAGTATCTATGACATCTACCTGAAGCGCCAAATCGCTTATAAATCCCAATATATTGGGGTCACAGGGATGCGCCTTAAAGATAGCACATCGATAATCATCAATATAAGAATATCTGATCAGAGCCATGCCTGCAATTTCTATGTCTCGCAAAGTAAAATTTGCATTTTTTAATTTTCTTATTAAATTTATATCATATTCAACATGATCTTGTAAATCTTTATCTAAAGGATGATAAATTTCCACAAAACTGTTTGTGTCTGTAAAAAGCCCATAATATAAAGCTGTAGCTACATTTTTATACTGATTGACATCAAATCCTTCATCTAGCAGCATCTGCCATACCACCGTTGCACAACTTCCAAGATAAGGCTTGATTTCAGTCATAGTCACATCATATATTTCTTGTTGATGATGATCAATAATCGCAATGTTCTTTGCAGGAAATCTTTTAACGTTTCCAGCTCCATATTGGCAGTCTACCGTAATCAGGACTTCATTATCTCCTACAATTAATTCATCCACATACTCTATAGGAATGTTTAATTCTTCTATCATTTTAATTAGATTAGGCTTGGTAATCCTAAAACGTCCTCCATAGACCAATCGTACATTTTTATCTTTGTTTTTAAAATATTCATATAAAGCGTACCCTGAACTGATAGAATCTCCATCAGGATTGTCATGGCACTGAATAATGATATAATCGTATATAAGCAAATCTGAAAGCTTCAAAAAATGACCTCCCAATATCATTTGTTTCTGTGGTTATATTCAATAAGATAATCATTATGCTTAATTTGCCAATATATGACAGAAAGAGTTCAAAATATACAATATAATATAAAAACTGCCAACACTTATGGTATCGGCAGTTTTTAAAATAATTTTATAAATAAAAATCATGGTTTTGGATTCTACGATAAAAAGTTCTATTTTTTACAATCCAGTTGTTTGTGGATTTTTTAGGATTTAGGAAATATAGACTTTCTCCGATATTATTATTCCCTTCTAAAGCCATTCTGGCAGCTTTCACACTCTCCTCAGAAGGGGTATTATAAATGGTTCCGTTGGCCGTTGGCGTATACTGCACGCCCCAGTTCCTGTCAAATATAACTTCTTTAATAGTATTAGGGAAGTCTTTACTCTTTTTTCGGTTGATAATACAGTTGGCCACAGCCAATTTCCCCTCAAAGGGTTCTGCCTCAGCTTCCGCATGGACAAGTCTGGACAACCAGTATAAATCTTCTTGTGAGTAAGAAATAGAAGCTTTCATTACAGTCTCAGTTTTTACTGGCTTATAACCTTTCGTATACAGTTTTACTGAAGCCGTTGATTCCTGCCACTCTACATCTACATTGAATGCTTCTGCTACAAATCTGAGAGGTACAAAAGTCCTTCCATTGTATATATTAATCGGCGCATCAAGCGTAATTGTCTTGTGATCAATCATTGCGTAAGACTGTCTGATTGGAAGAGAAATTGTAACACCATTTTTCATAAGAATTGCTTCTTCATTGTGATCATTCCAATTGATTTGTTCTATTCCAATTGCTTCAGCAATGAATCTAATGGGCACAAAAGTGCGGCCATTCTCTATATAAGGTAAAGTGTCGGCGGTAATCACCTGATCATTTAAATAAATTCGTATATCCTTATTTCCACTAATCGGACGAACCTTTACCAAGTTTCCTGCGTATAACTCATCTTTTCCATTTAAGTTCGCTACCTGAGCGTAACTTACGTTATGTTCTTGTGAAATGCTGTATAGGTTATCCCCTGACTTTACAGTATGCATGATATATGAAGATGCAAAGGCACTGGATGGGGCGCCCATAAGTACGGAAAGAGATAAGATTGCTGCCATAACTCGTTTCATATTGATCATCCTTTAAATATTTTTAGATTTTGTATCAAATTTGTTAACTGATTTATTAATATTGTAACATTTTCTTAACAAATTGAAAACCGGTTTTTTTTGGAAAGATGATCAATCTTTTTATTGCAAAGAAAATCCTTAAGGATTTCCTCTGCAATAAAGAATAAGGGCGGTAAATACCGCCCTTGTAGCCCCTTATAACCCCTTTTTTAGTTCTTCCATAATAAATGGATTTTTTTCTTTTATATGTTCTAAATATGCATGAATGTCCCCATCAAATTCTAATGTTTCTTCAAATAAAGCCATCTCCAGTGAATTTCTGATGGCATTGGTCATTTCTCTCTTCTGCAAGTCCTGGTAATGGTCCATAAGGTACATGAGTGTGAATTTTAGACTATCTATTATTTTGGCATGATCAAAAGCCTTCTTTGCCCAAATCTCATGGTTGTCCGATTCTATTTTACTTGTGATTGCTCCTTGCTCTATACCCTCTTTAATCATATCTTTTGCGTAGCCTACAATACAATTTTTCCCCTGGCAATGGCCACATGTACTTTCTCCAAGACAAATATTCTCTATATTATTTTTCATCTGATTCATATATTCATATAGGGTAATCGCTGTTTTTTGATACAGTGATTTTTCTCCTTTTTTCTTCTTTTCCAGCAGGGGTTTAATGAGGAACACTGAAACGATCACAATAAATATTACAAATCCAGATATGGTAAATGCATTAACATATCGATCTGGCAGTGACGTGTACAGTTTCATGCTTCCAAATACTAAAAATAACCCATAGGCAATAAACTTCATGAGCAATTCAGGAATTTTATCCCCTATTTTACTTCCTACTATAATGCCTACACCACTGGTTAACAGCATTCCGCTGACAGTCCCTAATAATATGAAAAAGGGATGGGCTGCGTCCACTGACAGGGTAATCGCTGTAAGTTGCGTCTTATCCCCTAATTCACCAATGAAAAAAGCTGCTGCAACAGTCAATACAGGTCCTAATTTTCTTGTGCTTTCCTCTTCATCTTCATCATCCTCTTCCTTTAAAGACCATAACGCAAAGAAGATAAAAGCGCTACCTGCAATGATTTGCAGTACATTGGCTGGAATCATTCCACCAATAAAGGTACCAAATAATACAGCCACTCCATGATTCAATAAAGAACCGATAAAAACCCCCAGAAGTACTTGTCTCATTTTATACTTTGTTG is part of the Defluviitalea raffinosedens genome and encodes:
- a CDS encoding DHH family phosphoesterase — its product is MKLSDLLIYDYIIIQCHDNPDGDSISSGYALYEYFKNKDKNVRLVYGGRFRITKPNLIKMIEELNIPIEYVDELIVGDNEVLITVDCQYGAGNVKRFPAKNIAIIDHHQQEIYDVTMTEIKPYLGSCATVVWQMLLDEGFDVNQYKNVATALYYGLFTDTNSFVEIYHPLDKDLQDHVEYDINLIRKLKNANFTLRDIEIAGMALIRYSYIDDYRCAIFKAHPCDPNILGFISDLALQVDVIDTCVVYNETNVGVYFSVRSCIREVMASEMAAFLAEGIGSGGGNMDKAGGFIHEEKFDRQYPGMNKDGYLHNRIKAYFDSFDIIYHNNNNLDIERMVLYKKKNLTLGFVPVAEVFKEGTPLLVRSIKGDIETVSSPDTYFMIGITGEVYPISKEKFSKSYKVIDGPFQLKNVEYFPKVKNRKTGQTIDLRAYVKACISTKEIFVYAQPLAKNTKVFTKWDSSKYMSGKVNDYIAIRQDDIEDVYIIENSIFNATYQRIS
- a CDS encoding stalk domain-containing protein, with amino-acid sequence MKRVMAAILSLSVLMGAPSSAFASSYIMHTVKSGDNLYSISQEHNVSYAQVANLNGKDELYAGNLVKVRPISGNKDIRIYLNDQVITADTLPYIENGRTFVPIRFIAEAIGIEQINWNDHNEEAILMKNGVTISLPIRQSYAMIDHKTITLDAPINIYNGRTFVPLRFVAEAFNVDVEWQESTASVKLYTKGYKPVKTETVMKASISYSQEDLYWLSRLVHAEAEAEPFEGKLAVANCIINRKKSKDFPNTIKEVIFDRNWGVQYTPTANGTIYNTPSEESVKAARMALEGNNNIGESLYFLNPKKSTNNWIVKNRTFYRRIQNHDFYL
- a CDS encoding TMEM165/GDT1 family protein codes for the protein MLREYLHALLFIFIAEMGDKTQILAMMFATKYKMRQVLLGVFIGSLLNHGVAVLFGTFIGGMIPANVLQIIAGSAFIFFALWSLKEEDDEDEEESTRKLGPVLTVAAAFFIGELGDKTQLTAITLSVDAAHPFFILLGTVSGMLLTSGVGIIVGSKIGDKIPELLMKFIAYGLFLVFGSMKLYTSLPDRYVNAFTISGFVIFIVIVSVFLIKPLLEKKKKGEKSLYQKTAITLYEYMNQMKNNIENICLGESTCGHCQGKNCIVGYAKDMIKEGIEQGAITSKIESDNHEIWAKKAFDHAKIIDSLKFTLMYLMDHYQDLQKREMTNAIRNSLEMALFEETLEFDGDIHAYLEHIKEKNPFIMEELKKGL